One Mesorhizobium loti genomic window carries:
- a CDS encoding methyltransferase small, which translates to MRGDSVGDNALGNVLPDNDSPTPRPRLDPAEFIKANMRLVPVAALPEIRFYTAHPGSGLRRLVDPEDDGDADDDASEPRPPYWAYAWAGGAVLARYILDHPMTVAGRRVLDLGAGSGIVGIAAAKAGAREVIAAEIDRNGVAALGLNAAANGVKIAIVDGDITGSWPPLVDLVLAGDVFYGQEVAERVMPFFDRCLATGIEVLVGDPGRAYLPRSRLRLLAEYQVPDFGDAKDAAPRPSGVFRFEAEPGG; encoded by the coding sequence GTGAGAGGAGATTCTGTCGGCGACAACGCCTTGGGCAATGTTTTGCCAGACAACGATTCGCCGACCCCGCGCCCCCGCCTCGACCCGGCGGAATTCATCAAGGCGAACATGCGCCTTGTTCCGGTGGCGGCGCTTCCCGAAATCCGGTTTTACACCGCCCACCCGGGCAGCGGGCTGAGGCGCCTCGTCGATCCCGAAGACGATGGTGACGCGGACGACGACGCGTCGGAGCCGCGGCCGCCCTACTGGGCCTATGCCTGGGCCGGTGGTGCGGTGCTGGCGCGCTATATCCTCGACCATCCGATGACAGTGGCAGGCCGCCGCGTGCTCGACCTCGGTGCCGGCTCCGGCATTGTCGGCATCGCCGCCGCCAAGGCCGGGGCACGCGAGGTGATCGCCGCCGAAATCGACCGCAACGGCGTCGCCGCGCTCGGCCTCAACGCGGCGGCGAACGGTGTCAAAATTGCCATTGTCGATGGCGATATCACTGGGAGCTGGCCGCCCTTGGTCGATCTCGTGCTTGCCGGCGATGTGTTCTATGGCCAGGAAGTCGCTGAGCGCGTCATGCCTTTTTTCGACCGCTGCCTTGCCACCGGAATCGAGGTGCTGGTGGGCGATCCGGGCCGGGCCTACCTGCCGCGGTCGCGATTGCGCCTGCTCGCCGAATATCAGGTGCCGGATTTCGGCGACGCGAAAGACGCCGCCCCAAGGCCGAGCGGCGTCTTTCGTTTCGAGGCCGAACCTGGCGGTTAG
- a CDS encoding ABC transporter substrate-binding protein has product MKKKLAFAAALLAASVLSGMANAKTLVYCSEASPANFDPGTTTGGNDFDASSRTVYSRLVEFKHGGTEVEPGLADKWEISDDGLVYTFHLHPGVKFQTTDYFKPTRDLNADDVVFSFDRQFNKANPWNGDKYLPNLTWDYYTGMDMPKYVAKWEKVDDLTVKLTLTEPNAPMLANLGMDFASIVSKEYADQLEKSGKMADFSTKPIGTGPFQFVDYQLDSVIRYAAHPDYFKGKEKIDDLVFAITPDATARIQKVLAGECDIAPYPNPADIGTIKAKNDVTLMDQAGLNIGYMSYNTTIPPLDKPEVRHALNQAIDREALIKSLFQDAGATPAENLIPPTMWSWNKDVKADAYNPDAAKKVLEAAGLKEIQLWASDRVRPYNPNFQRAAELIQADWAKVGVKAEIVNYEWTKYRSEGKKKDRPGAFQIGWTGDNGDPDNFFATLFACSAIGVSNYSSWCDKDFEDLIQKAKKTSDQAERAKLYGEAQVVFQKQAPAFLLAHSQVYAVVRKNVSGFMMDPLGIHRFDGVDKAE; this is encoded by the coding sequence ATGAAAAAGAAACTCGCTTTTGCGGCCGCGTTGCTGGCTGCAAGCGTCCTGAGCGGCATGGCCAATGCGAAGACGCTTGTCTATTGCTCGGAAGCGTCGCCGGCCAATTTCGATCCGGGTACGACGACCGGCGGCAACGACTTCGATGCCTCGTCGCGTACCGTCTATTCGCGTCTGGTCGAATTCAAGCATGGCGGCACCGAGGTCGAGCCCGGCCTCGCCGACAAGTGGGAAATCTCGGACGATGGCCTGGTCTATACGTTCCACCTGCATCCGGGCGTGAAGTTCCAGACCACCGACTATTTCAAGCCGACGCGTGACCTCAATGCCGACGACGTCGTCTTCTCCTTCGACCGCCAGTTCAACAAGGCGAATCCCTGGAACGGCGACAAGTATCTGCCCAACCTGACCTGGGACTACTACACCGGCATGGACATGCCGAAATACGTCGCCAAGTGGGAAAAGGTCGACGACCTGACCGTCAAGCTGACGCTGACCGAGCCGAACGCGCCGATGCTGGCCAACCTTGGCATGGACTTCGCGTCGATCGTGTCGAAGGAATATGCCGACCAACTGGAGAAGTCCGGCAAGATGGCCGATTTCTCGACCAAGCCGATCGGCACTGGTCCTTTCCAGTTCGTCGACTACCAGCTGGATTCGGTCATCCGCTACGCGGCCCACCCGGATTATTTCAAGGGCAAGGAGAAGATCGACGATCTCGTCTTCGCCATCACGCCTGACGCGACCGCCCGCATCCAGAAGGTGCTCGCCGGCGAGTGCGACATCGCTCCCTATCCGAATCCTGCCGACATCGGCACGATCAAGGCCAAGAACGACGTGACCCTGATGGATCAGGCCGGCCTGAACATCGGCTATATGAGCTACAACACCACGATCCCGCCGCTCGACAAGCCTGAAGTGCGCCACGCGCTCAACCAGGCGATCGACCGGGAGGCGCTGATCAAGTCGCTGTTCCAGGATGCCGGTGCCACGCCTGCCGAAAACCTGATCCCGCCGACCATGTGGTCGTGGAACAAGGATGTGAAGGCCGACGCCTATAATCCGGATGCGGCCAAGAAGGTGCTTGAGGCTGCCGGGCTGAAGGAAATCCAGCTCTGGGCTTCCGATCGCGTTCGTCCTTACAACCCGAACTTCCAGCGCGCCGCCGAACTGATCCAGGCCGACTGGGCCAAGGTCGGCGTCAAGGCCGAGATCGTCAACTACGAGTGGACCAAGTATCGCTCGGAGGGCAAGAAGAAGGACCGTCCCGGCGCGTTCCAGATTGGCTGGACCGGCGACAATGGCGATCCGGACAACTTCTTCGCCACCCTGTTCGCTTGCTCCGCCATCGGCGTCTCGAACTACTCCAGCTGGTGCGACAAGGACTTCGAAGACCTGATCCAGAAGGCCAAGAAGACCAGCGACCAGGCCGAGCGCGCCAAGCTCTATGGAGAGGCGCAGGTCGTCTTCCAGAAGCAGGCTCCGGCCTTCCTGCTGGCGCATAGCCAAGTCTACGCGGTGGTGCGCAAGAATGTCAGCGGTTTCATGATGGACCCGCTCGGCATTCACCGCTTCGACGGCGTCGACAAAGCCGAATAA
- a CDS encoding dipeptide ABC transporter ATP-binding protein, whose translation MALLDIQNLVVEFQTASGPFRAVDGVSLHVDEREVLAIVGESGSGKSVSMLAVMGLLPWTAKVTADRMSFNGRDLLKLSPADRRKIVGKDMSMIFQEPMASLNPCFTVGFQIEEVLRFHMGMDGAQRRERAIELLTQVGIAEPAERLNSFPHQMSGGQCQRVMIAIAIACNPKLLIADEPTTALDVTIQKQILDLLVSLQAKYGMGLIMITHNMGVVAETADRVIVQYKGRKMEEADVLSLFESPKSNYTRALLSALPENAVGDRLPTVSDMLFEPAPSGAAA comes from the coding sequence ATGGCGCTGCTGGACATTCAGAATCTCGTCGTCGAGTTCCAGACCGCATCCGGTCCATTCCGTGCCGTCGATGGCGTGTCGCTCCATGTCGACGAGCGCGAAGTGCTGGCGATCGTCGGAGAATCTGGCTCGGGCAAATCGGTCTCGATGTTGGCGGTGATGGGCCTTTTGCCATGGACCGCCAAGGTCACCGCCGACCGTATGAGTTTCAACGGCCGCGACCTCCTGAAGCTGAGCCCTGCCGACCGCCGCAAGATCGTCGGCAAGGACATGTCGATGATCTTCCAGGAGCCGATGGCCAGCCTCAATCCCTGTTTCACCGTAGGCTTCCAGATCGAGGAGGTGCTGCGTTTCCATATGGGCATGGACGGTGCGCAACGCCGGGAGCGCGCCATCGAACTCCTGACGCAGGTCGGCATTGCCGAGCCGGCGGAACGGCTGAACTCGTTCCCGCACCAGATGTCGGGCGGCCAGTGCCAGCGCGTCATGATCGCCATCGCCATTGCCTGCAATCCGAAGCTTTTGATCGCCGACGAGCCGACCACCGCGCTCGACGTCACCATCCAGAAGCAGATCCTCGATCTCCTGGTCTCGCTGCAGGCCAAATACGGCATGGGGCTGATCATGATCACCCACAATATGGGCGTGGTGGCCGAGACCGCCGACCGTGTCATCGTCCAGTACAAGGGCCGCAAGATGGAAGAGGCCGACGTGCTGTCGCTGTTTGAATCGCCGAAGAGCAACTACACCCGGGCGCTTTTGTCGGCACTGCCGGAAAACGCCGTCGGCGACCGGCTGCCGACCGTCTCCGACATGCTGTTCGAGCCGGCGCCCTCCGGAGCCGCAGCATGA
- a CDS encoding dipeptide ABC transporter ATP-binding protein gives MTKVVEGKNIVRDYHVGGGLFRAQRTVHAVKGVSFGVDKGKTLAIVGESGCGKSTLARIITLIDPATSGELFIDGNKVDIAKDGLSKEMRRKVQIVFQNPYGSLNPRQKIGDVLGEPLLINTGKPAEERRDLAMKMLKKVGLGPEHYNRYPHMFSGGQRQRIAIARALMLNPSLLVLDEPVSALDLSVQAQVLNLLADLQDEFQLTYVFISHDLSVVRYIADDVMVMYFGEAVEYGSRDEVFSDPKHSYTKTLFAATPRADVASIKARLAKKKAAA, from the coding sequence ATGACCAAGGTCGTCGAAGGCAAGAATATCGTGCGCGACTATCATGTCGGCGGCGGGCTGTTTCGCGCGCAGCGCACCGTGCATGCGGTCAAGGGTGTCTCGTTCGGCGTCGACAAGGGCAAGACGCTGGCCATCGTCGGTGAGAGCGGTTGCGGCAAGTCGACACTTGCCCGCATCATCACGCTGATCGATCCCGCGACTTCGGGTGAACTGTTCATCGACGGCAACAAGGTCGACATCGCCAAGGATGGGCTGAGCAAGGAGATGCGCCGCAAGGTGCAGATCGTCTTCCAGAACCCGTATGGCTCGCTCAACCCGCGCCAGAAGATCGGCGACGTGCTGGGTGAACCGCTGCTCATCAACACCGGCAAGCCGGCCGAGGAGCGGCGCGACCTCGCCATGAAGATGCTGAAAAAGGTCGGCCTCGGCCCCGAGCACTACAATCGCTATCCGCACATGTTCTCGGGCGGCCAGCGCCAGCGCATAGCCATTGCCCGCGCGCTGATGCTGAACCCGAGCCTCTTGGTGCTGGACGAGCCGGTTTCGGCGCTCGACCTGTCGGTGCAGGCGCAGGTGCTCAATCTGCTCGCCGACCTGCAGGACGAGTTCCAGCTGACCTATGTCTTCATCAGCCACGATCTGTCCGTGGTGCGCTACATCGCCGACGATGTGATGGTGATGTATTTTGGCGAGGCGGTCGAATACGGCTCGCGCGACGAGGTCTTCTCAGACCCCAAGCACAGCTACACCAAAACGCTGTTCGCCGCGACGCCGCGCGCCGATGTGGCCAGCATCAAGGCGAGGCTGGCGAAGAAGAAGGCGGCGGCCTGA
- a CDS encoding dipeptide ABC transporter permease produces MSQSTEITPMAAGNPDRLTGFRTFWHYFSVNRGAVIGLFVFILLVLAALFAPLLAPYAPDIQDKTAFLRPPAWQAGGSAQYLLGTDPVGRDILSRLLYGARFSLLIGAVVVTLALAGGITLGLLAGYFRGWVDVAIMRVMDLILAFPSLLLALVMVTILGPGLFNAMLAIALVLQPHFARLVRAAVMAEKSREYVVAAKVAGAGHIRLMLRTILPNCLGPLIVQGTLSFSNAILEAAALGFLGLGAQPPTPEWGTMLASAREFILRAWWVVTFPGLAILITVLAINLIGDGLRDALDPKLRRS; encoded by the coding sequence ATGAGCCAATCGACCGAAATCACCCCGATGGCCGCTGGCAACCCGGATCGCCTCACCGGCTTCAGGACCTTCTGGCATTATTTCTCGGTGAACCGGGGCGCCGTGATCGGCCTGTTCGTCTTCATCCTCTTGGTGCTGGCGGCGCTGTTTGCGCCGCTGCTCGCGCCCTATGCGCCCGACATCCAGGACAAGACCGCTTTCTTGAGGCCTCCGGCCTGGCAGGCCGGCGGTAGCGCCCAATATCTGCTCGGCACCGACCCGGTCGGGCGCGACATCCTTTCACGCCTGCTCTATGGCGCGCGCTTCTCGTTGCTCATCGGCGCGGTCGTGGTCACGCTGGCGCTCGCCGGCGGCATCACGCTCGGCCTGCTGGCTGGGTATTTCCGTGGCTGGGTCGACGTGGCGATCATGCGCGTCATGGACCTGATCCTGGCCTTCCCGTCGCTGTTGCTGGCGTTGGTGATGGTCACCATCCTCGGTCCCGGCCTGTTCAATGCGATGCTGGCCATCGCGCTTGTGCTGCAGCCGCATTTCGCGCGCCTTGTGCGCGCCGCGGTGATGGCCGAGAAGAGCCGCGAATATGTCGTGGCGGCGAAGGTCGCCGGCGCCGGCCACATCAGACTGATGTTGCGCACCATCCTGCCCAATTGCCTGGGGCCGCTGATTGTCCAGGGCACGCTGTCCTTCTCCAACGCCATCCTCGAGGCCGCCGCCCTAGGCTTCCTCGGCCTTGGCGCCCAGCCACCGACGCCCGAATGGGGCACGATGCTCGCTTCGGCGCGCGAGTTCATCCTGCGCGCCTGGTGGGTGGTGACCTTCCCCGGTCTTGCGATCCTGATCACCGTGCTTGCCATCAATCTGATTGGCGACGGCCTGCGCGATGCGCTCGACCCGAAACTGAGGAGGTCGTGA
- a CDS encoding long-chain-fatty-acid--CoA ligase, with the protein MPAEIGALPYSSIGDFLVAACKQFSAQPAFTCMDKSISYADVEQLSAAFGAYLQSKGLQKGARVALMMPNVLQYPVAMMGILRAGYVVVNINPLYTPRELEHQLKDSGAQAIVILENFANTLQAVVARTAVKHVVVAAMGDMLGGLKGTIVNFVVRRVKKMVPAWSLPGHVKFNAAMKAGAGLGFKPAKVAADDVAFLQYTGGTTGVSKGATLLHSNVLSNVMQNAQWMEDAYTIKPKPAHPNFICALPLYHIFALTVNALMGMQQGARNVLIPNPRDIPGFVKELAKYPAHIFPGLNTLFNALLNNEDFRKLDFKPLVLTLGGGMAVQKGVAERWKALTGCPVTEGYGLSETSPVATANKFSSGEFTGTIGLPLPSTEIAIRDDDGNNLPLGEVGEICIRGPQVMAGYWNRPDETAKVMTKDGYFKSGDMGFMDARGYTKIVDRKKDMILVSGFNVYPNELEEVVAMHPGVLEVAAIGVPDEHSGEVPKLFIVKKDPALTVEAITAFCRENLTGYKRPKYIEFRTELPKTPVGKILRRALRAS; encoded by the coding sequence GTGCCGGCTGAGATCGGTGCGTTGCCCTACAGTTCGATCGGCGATTTCCTGGTCGCCGCCTGCAAGCAATTTTCCGCCCAGCCGGCTTTCACCTGCATGGACAAATCCATCAGCTACGCCGATGTCGAGCAGTTGTCGGCGGCCTTCGGTGCCTACCTGCAATCGAAGGGGCTGCAAAAGGGGGCGCGCGTCGCCCTGATGATGCCGAACGTCCTGCAATATCCGGTGGCGATGATGGGCATCCTGCGCGCCGGCTATGTCGTGGTGAACATCAATCCGCTGTACACGCCGCGCGAGCTGGAGCACCAGCTCAAGGATTCCGGCGCACAAGCCATCGTCATCCTGGAAAACTTCGCCAACACCTTGCAGGCGGTAGTCGCCAGGACCGCGGTCAAGCACGTCGTGGTGGCGGCCATGGGCGACATGCTCGGCGGCCTCAAGGGCACCATCGTCAACTTCGTGGTGCGCCGCGTGAAGAAGATGGTGCCGGCATGGTCGCTGCCCGGGCATGTCAAGTTCAACGCGGCGATGAAGGCCGGCGCCGGCCTTGGCTTCAAGCCAGCCAAGGTCGCAGCCGACGACGTCGCCTTCCTGCAATATACGGGCGGCACCACCGGCGTGTCGAAGGGCGCCACGCTGCTGCACAGCAATGTGCTCTCCAATGTCATGCAGAACGCGCAGTGGATGGAAGACGCCTATACGATCAAGCCGAAACCCGCGCACCCGAACTTCATCTGCGCGCTGCCGCTCTATCATATCTTCGCGCTGACCGTGAACGCACTGATGGGCATGCAGCAAGGCGCTCGCAACGTGCTCATTCCCAATCCGCGCGACATTCCGGGCTTCGTCAAGGAACTGGCAAAGTATCCGGCCCACATCTTTCCCGGCCTCAACACGCTGTTCAATGCGCTGCTCAACAATGAGGATTTCCGCAAACTCGATTTCAAGCCGCTGGTGCTGACACTGGGCGGCGGAATGGCGGTGCAAAAGGGCGTCGCCGAACGCTGGAAGGCGTTGACCGGCTGCCCTGTCACCGAAGGCTACGGCCTGTCGGAAACCTCGCCGGTGGCGACGGCCAACAAATTCAGCTCCGGCGAGTTCACCGGCACGATCGGCCTGCCGCTGCCCTCGACGGAAATCGCCATCCGCGACGACGACGGCAACAATCTGCCGCTCGGCGAGGTCGGCGAAATCTGCATCAGGGGTCCGCAGGTGATGGCGGGCTATTGGAACCGGCCTGACGAGACCGCCAAGGTGATGACCAAGGACGGCTACTTCAAGTCCGGCGACATGGGCTTCATGGACGCGCGCGGCTACACCAAGATCGTCGACCGCAAGAAGGATATGATCCTGGTCTCGGGCTTCAACGTCTATCCGAACGAGCTCGAGGAGGTCGTGGCGATGCATCCGGGCGTTCTCGAAGTGGCGGCGATCGGCGTGCCGGACGAGCATTCGGGCGAAGTGCCGAAGCTGTTCATCGTCAAGAAGGATCCAGCCCTGACCGTGGAAGCCATCACCGCTTTCTGCCGCGAGAACCTGACCGGCTACAAGCGGCCCAAATACATCGAGTTCAGGACCGAATTGCCGAAGACGCCGGTCGGCAAGATCCTGCGGCGGGCGCTGCGCGCCTCGTGA
- a CDS encoding dipeptide ABC transporter permease — MLKYILHRIALLIPTLVGITICAFAFVRLLPGDPILAMAGEHGVAPARYEELKEQFGYNLPIWQQYARYVGEVATGDFGVSISSKRPVLEEFKTLFPATLELSFFAMIFAMLLGIPAGIFAAVKRGSWFDQSLMGTALVGYSMPIFWWGLLLIIFFSGYLGWTPVNGRIDLQYFFKPITGFMTIDTLLYGKWDAFRSVLRHLVLPTIVLGTIPLAVIARQTRSAMLEVLGEDYVRTARAKGLSSARVIGVHALRNALIPVVTTIGLQVSTLLAGAILTETIFSWPGIGRWMVESISKRDYVVVQSGLLLIALVVMAVNLIVDVLYAVINPRIRAA, encoded by the coding sequence ATGCTCAAATATATTCTTCACAGAATTGCACTTTTGATCCCGACGCTAGTCGGCATCACTATCTGTGCCTTCGCCTTCGTCAGGCTGCTGCCCGGCGATCCCATCCTTGCCATGGCCGGCGAACACGGCGTGGCGCCCGCGCGTTACGAGGAACTCAAGGAACAGTTCGGCTATAATCTGCCGATCTGGCAGCAATACGCACGCTATGTCGGCGAGGTCGCGACCGGTGATTTCGGGGTCTCGATTTCGTCCAAGCGCCCGGTACTTGAAGAGTTCAAGACGCTCTTCCCGGCGACGCTGGAACTCTCGTTCTTCGCCATGATTTTCGCCATGTTGCTCGGCATCCCGGCCGGCATCTTCGCGGCCGTCAAGCGCGGCTCGTGGTTCGACCAGTCGCTGATGGGCACCGCGCTCGTCGGCTACTCCATGCCGATCTTCTGGTGGGGCCTGCTGCTGATCATCTTTTTCTCCGGTTATCTCGGCTGGACACCGGTTAACGGCCGCATCGACCTGCAGTACTTCTTCAAGCCGATCACCGGCTTTATGACCATCGACACCTTGCTCTACGGCAAATGGGATGCATTTCGCTCGGTATTGCGGCATCTGGTGCTGCCGACAATTGTGCTCGGCACCATTCCGCTGGCTGTGATAGCGCGCCAGACGCGCTCCGCCATGCTCGAGGTGCTGGGCGAGGACTACGTGCGGACGGCCCGAGCCAAAGGGCTTTCGTCGGCCCGAGTCATCGGCGTGCATGCTCTGCGCAACGCACTCATCCCGGTGGTCACCACCATCGGCCTGCAAGTTAGTACGCTGCTCGCCGGCGCCATCCTTACCGAAACGATCTTCTCCTGGCCCGGCATCGGCAGGTGGATGGTCGAGTCAATATCCAAGCGCGACTATGTTGTCGTGCAGTCTGGCCTGCTCTTGATCGCCCTTGTCGTCATGGCCGTGAACCTGATCGTCGATGTGCTTTATGCCGTCATCAACCCACGCATAAGGGCGGCGTGA